The following coding sequences are from one Chitinophagaceae bacterium window:
- a CDS encoding type II toxin-antitoxin system VapC family toxin, whose product MKIDFIADTNFLIYIHEGNEVVASFLDFNFGISFISEVELLGFKGLVKEDEVKLKSLIKDCFILDWNTKIKEKTIELKRKYNIKLPDAIIASTCLVYDIALVTADKDFSKIKGLDLILIEI is encoded by the coding sequence ATGAAGATTGATTTTATTGCCGACACTAATTTTTTAATCTATATTCATGAAGGAAATGAAGTAGTTGCTTCCTTTTTAGATTTTAATTTTGGGATTTCATTTATATCCGAAGTTGAACTTTTGGGCTTTAAAGGCTTAGTAAAAGAAGATGAAGTAAAGCTTAAAAGTTTAATTAAGGACTGCTTTATTCTTGATTGGAATACTAAAATAAAAGAGAAAACTATTGAACTTAAAAGAAAGTATAATATAAAATTACCGGATGCAATTATTGCTTCAACATGTTTAGTTTACGATATAGCTTTAGTGACAGCAGATAAAGATTTTTCAAAAATAAAAGGATTAGATTTAATTTTGATTGAAATTTAG